The genomic region GGCGGCGATGATGTGAGAGGGAGTGTAATGGAAAGGAATGGGAAGATGGATACTCAAGTCGCGGCGGAAGTTGATCTGGTTGTCGTGACGGATACTCGGGAGGATGCTGGAAAGGCACTGCCTATTGTGCTCTTTTCCCTGACCAGTCACATCTCCCCCCACGGGGTCTCAGGAGTTCAGGGCAAGACACACATTAGGGCCACGTGGAGGGCGGAAATAGTTTAAAGGGGGGTTATTAACAAGGGATTTTTATCGCAAAAAGTCACCATCTGTCGGATTCGGCGTTAAGGTCATGTCGAACGGAGATGAGGCCCTAACTCCGTTCAGGATCTGCTTGCCCATCGTCCAAGTGGTCGTTGCCATCACCGCCCGTCCGCCAACCGCCAACCCTCAAAAACGTCGATGTGAGTCGGCACCCAGCACCGCGGACACCGAGCAACATCCTAACGCCCAGCATGTCGTACCAGTCCAAGATCTTCCGCAGCGCCAACGCTCCCCGCACCGCCCCcaccgaggtcgagcagcagATCGCGCAGGCCCTTCTGGACCTCCAGACCAACGTTTCGGACCTCCAGAACGAGCTGGCTCCTCTCCAgatctcgtcggcgcgcgaggtcgacgtcaagggcggcaagaaggCGATTGTCGTCTTTGTCCCCGTTCCTCAGCTCAAGGCGTTCCACAAGATCCAGCAGCGGTAAGTCGTCCTCTCACAGCTGGACAGCCTCATGGCGCAGCCCACCCGGTACACGCCACCAGGAGATGCGCGGGTAGACGGAGGTTCTTTTTAGGGCCACCTCCCCGCGCTTTTCCTCGGTCCGCGAGTACCGGGTTCGAACGTACCCCTGTCCAGGATGCTGACTAGTTTTTCGCGATTATCAACGACACACGCCGTCGTAATGCCCAAAATATCGTTATCCCATCAGCCTCACCcgtgagctcgagaagaagctCTCCGACAAGTTTGTCGTCTTCGTTGCTCagcgccgcgtcctcgccaaggagtCGCGCAAGTCGggcggcaagctcggccaGAAGCGCCCCCGCTCGCGCACCCTCACCGCCGTCCACGAGAAGaccctcgaggacctcgtcTTCCCTTCGGAGATCACCGGCAAGCGCATCCGTGTCGCTCAGGACGGCCACAAGGTCGGCAAGGTCTACCTTGACGCCAAGGACCAGAACACCCTCGAGTACAAGCTCGACTGCTTTGCCTCGGTGTACAAGGTCCTCGCCGGTAAGGACGTCGTCTTCGAGttccccaccaccaccgccgagTAATCGTTATGATCGCGGGCTATAGGGTTATGGACGACATGCATCTCAGACGGGCTCGGCCAGTCTGCTGTACATCATAGAGCCGGTGCGGCGTGAAGGGGTTGGAGAAGGGAACAGGCGGGACTGGGCGACTGGGCCTGGTCGTGCGTGAACTGACCGTCGTTGCCTTGTCTGCAGCTGCGGGTGCTCTGAGGCCCAAGTCGCGTCCGGGGCCTGATGAGAGCGCAAAAGGACGCAGTTCAGGAATGAATGGATGATGCTGCACCCTCGCGAGGCCTCTGACACCACCCACAGCCATCCACCACCGCGGTGCTTCACATCTTGCATCTGCTTGATCTATCAATGTCAGATGTCCTCAACAGACTAGCTCACGCGTTCACGCGCGCAAAGTAGTCCGCGAGGCGTTGGTACACAGCATCGAACTGCTTGCGGTTCTCGGGGTCGCTGAGGTCGGCACGGGCGCCGACCCATCCGTGGTGGCTGCGTGTtagtcctcctcctctcgtTTCCCATCACTCAGACGCGCAACTCACACAGTGTCATACAATACGTAGTCGCACTCCTTGGCGAACGGCTTCTCCTTCATCTTAGCTGCGATATAGTTGACGGGTTCCGTAGGCTCGTCCTTGGACGGGTAGAACCCGAGGGGACGTGCTAGGttgtcgccgtcctcgtcggtgaTCATAGCGGGGTGGCACGTCGCGCCGGAATGGAACGTGTCcgtggcgagcgagagcaGGCAGATCTTGCCGCCTGGCGTTAGCGGTTGCTCCCCATGTATTGGCAAGAGCTACAATTGCAGCCCTGCTCTACACACCCCAGCAATAGCCTAGGATTGAGACTGTCTTGTAGTCCTTCTTGAGATGCTGCGCGAACTTGATTACCTCGGGCAGGCGGTCCGAGATCTTGGCGCTGCTATCAGCTGCTTCGCGCCAGGTGAGATCTCACGTCGTCTCGAAGAACTTCTGCAAGCGTCAGCGTCAGTACGCACGTAGACATACCTTCAGCAGCTCCTTGTCGCCATCCCTCTCTGGCGGGAACGGCTTGCCCCGGAATACGTCTGGGGCGTAGAGCTTGTGCGggatggtgagggtgaggtggTTTGCGAGGAGGTCCCAGCCCTGTCATCAGTTGCCAGCCGAACTACGCCGCCTCACACGCAGCGACGTCTCCCTGTAGTTAGGTTCTGCAAGAGGTTGCTGTTTAAGCAGGCGCGGAGGAGTGCAGGATAGAGTGAGATGGTAGGGTGCGGTAGCGTGGTTGTAGAAGTGGGGTCTGTCTAGAACTCGCTCCAGCAGAGTGTCCACGATTGATCCGAGGGTTCACCGCCCCTTTAGCAGACGAGCACGTACCAAAACCCAAAGATGTCGTAaatgacgacgaccgcaTGGTCGGCCTTCTCGGGCCCAGTCTTGCGTCAGAATGCCCACTCGGGACTCACAACATAGACCTTGTCAAAGTCGCCGACCTTCTCGTACGTCCCAGCGGCCTCGTACCCCGACTTCTGGGAGACGGGATGTGCGACTTTGGGGCGCGGTGCCTGAGGCGGGCAACAGACAGTGTCGGAGGCCATTGTAGAGGAGTAATGGATGTTGCGGAGGGAGTGAAAGATGGTCCGAATGTGTTGGGGTGTGGAGAGAGCGGGGAATGTGGAGGCACCAACGTCACAGGCTTCCCTGGTCCGCGTCATACCCCCACCAGACCAAGAGTGCAAGCAGGCTGGCTGGAGCGGTGAGTGTACACTGAGTACACATTGCAGGCGGAGGCGTCTTAAAGTGCGACAGAGCATTGGCGATGTGCGAGCGTCAACGTTTGGGGAGCAGAGATGGGGTTGGGCCGTGAGAGTGGCGCAGCTGCCAGCAGGATGACTATGGCAACGTTGGATGCTGGATCGATAAAGAATAGAAGCGAGGCAGACGGAGAAAGGATGAGAGAAAGGCAACACGGGGACATGGGGAAGTGGCAGGTACATTTACACGACTACCACAGCGTGCACACTCTCATACAGCTCAGCCAAGTATGGAATGCAACCTGCCTCGTCGGTCTTCCTTTCACCCATTCTTCATCAATCCGTCCTCGTTCTCTGTCGTTCTAACCTCTAACGTGGTCGCATACGATGAGTACTTATTGAGAGGGGATCTTCCTCTTTAATCCTTCAC from Cutaneotrichosporon cavernicola HIS019 DNA, chromosome: 2 harbors:
- a CDS encoding uncharacterized protein (Ribosomal protein S7e); translation: MTSRRFITLVDLLAHRPSGRCHHRPSANRQPSKTSIMSYQSKIFRSANAPRTAPTEVEQQIAQALLDLQTNVSDLQNELAPLQISSAREVDVKGGKKAIVVFVPVPQLKAFHKIQQRLTRELEKKLSDKFVVFVAQRRVLAKESRKSGGKLGQKRPRSRTLTAVHEKTLEDLVFPSEITGKRIRVAQDGHKVGKVYLDAKDQNTLEYKLDCFASVYKVLAGKDVVFEFPTTTAE
- a CDS encoding uncharacterized protein (Dienelactone hydrolase family): MASDTVCCPPQAPRPKVAHPVSQKSGYEAAGTYEKVGDFDKVYVTGPEKADHAVVVIYDIFGFWETSLRGWDLLANHLTLTIPHKLYAPDVFRGKPFPPERDGDKELLKKFFETTAKISDRLPEVIKFAQHLKKDYKTVSILGYCWGGKICLLSLATDTFHSGATCHPAMITDEDGDNLARPLGFYPSKDEPTEPVNYIAAKMKEKPFAKECDYVLYDTVHHGWVGARADLSDPENRKQFDAVYQRLADYFARVNA